The Lepidochelys kempii isolate rLepKem1 chromosome 25, rLepKem1.hap2, whole genome shotgun sequence genome contains a region encoding:
- the LINGO3 gene encoding leucine-rich repeat and immunoglobulin-like domain-containing nogo receptor-interacting protein 3 encodes MLYTMTCWLPVLGLHWILLSTAQVAACPARCECAPQIKSVVCHRKRLSSIPEGIPTETKILELSKNRIRCLNPGDLSPYPLLEELDLSENIIVSVEPGAFSNLFNLQILRLRGNQLKLIPSGVFTKLTNLTLLDISENKIVILLDYMFQDLRNLKNLEVGDNDLVYISQRAFSGLLGLEQLTIEKCNLTAISAESLSYLQNLEVLRLRHLSISTVEDGNFKKLCNLLQLEIDNWPLLEDISPTSFQGLNLTSLSITYTNITAVPTAALKNLVYLMYLNLSYNPISTVPKGSFKDLIRLRELHMVGAFLVSVEPQAFSGLRQIRLLNLSNNFLSTLEESTFHSVNTLETLRVDRNPLACDCRLLWILQRRKTLNFDGQQPMCSSPPEIQGNALRDFPDSILFEYFICQKPKIRDRKLQHITAREGQSVSFLCRADGEPLPAIVWVSPQHRMITTKSTGRATVLPGGTLQIRFAQVQDSGTYICIASNAGGNDTYFATLTVKGHPVDGSLYANRTLYLSEFNDTFHNNTQVFLKFTLDLKTILVSTAMGCITFLGVVLFCFLLLFVWSRGRGQHKNNFTVEYSFRKVDGPTTTAGQGSARKFNMKMI; translated from the coding sequence ATGCTCTACACAATGACATGTTGGCTTCCAGTCCTGGGCCTCCATTGGATTCTTCTGAGCACAGCCCAGGTGGCGGCCTGCCCGGCTCGCTGCGAGTGCGCTCCTCAGATCAAGTCCGTGGTGTGTCATCGCAAACGCCTCAGCTCCATCCCCGAGGGGATCCCCACCGAGACCAAAATCCTGGAGCTCAGCAAGAACCGGATCCGCTGCCTGAACCCGGGGGACCTGTCCCCTTACCCTTTGCTGGAGGAACTCGATTTAAGCGAGAACATCATCGTCAGTGTGGAGCCTGGGGCCTTCAGCAACCTGTTTAACCTTCAGATCTTGCGGCTCCGAGGCAACCAGCTCAAGCTGATCCCTTCTGGAGTCTTCACCAAGCTGACCAATCTCACCCTCCTGGACATCAGCGAGAACAAAATAGTCATCCTGCTGGACTACATGTTCCAGGACCTGAGGAACCTGAAGAACCTGGAGGTAGGAGACAACGACTTGGTGTACATCTCCCAAAGGGCTTTCTCTGGCCTCCTAGGCCTGGAGCAGCTGACCATAGAGAAATGCAACCTGACGGCCATCTCAGCCGAATCCCTCTCCTACCTCCAAAACCTGGAGGTCCTGCGGCTCCGACACCTCAGCATCTCCACGGTGGAAGATGGGAACTTCAAGAAGCTCTGCAATCTCCTGCAGCTGGAGATCGACAACTGGCCGCTGCTGGAGGACATCTCGCCCACCAGTTTCCAGGGCCTGAACCTCACCTCGCTCTCCATCACCTACACCAACATCACGGCAGTGCCCACGGCCGCCTTGAAGAACCTGGTGTACCTCATGTACCTGAACTTGTCTTATAACCCCATCAGCACTGTGCCCAAGGGCTCCTTCAAGGACCTCATCAGGCTGCGAGAGCTCCACATGGTGGGGGCCTTCTTGGTCTCCGTGGAGCCTCAAGCGTTCTCTGGTTTGAGGCAAATCCGCCTCCTCAACCTCTCCAACAATTTCCTTTCCACCCTGGAGGAGAGCACCTTCCATTCAGTGAACACGCTGGAGACGCTGCGCGTGGACAGGAACCCGCTGGCCTGTGACTGCCGCCTCCTCTGGATCCTACAGCGCCGCAAGACGCTCAACTTCGACGGGCAGCAGCCCATGTGCTCCTCACCCCCTGAGATCCAGGGCAACGCCCTGCGTGACTTCCCAGACTCCATACTCTTTGAGTACTTCATTTGCCAAAAGCCCAAAATCAGGGACCGAAAGTTGCAGCACATAACAGCCCGTGAAGGGCAGTCTGTCTCCTTCCTCTGCCGTGCAGACGGAGAGCCCCTTCCTGCCATCGTCTGGGTCTCCCCTCAGCACAGGATGATCACCACCAAGAGCACTGGACGAGCCACCGTCCTGCCCGGGGGCACGTTGCAAATCCGCTTTGCCCAGGTCCAAGACAGTGGCACCTACATTTGCATCGCTAGCAATGCCGGAGGCAATGACACCTACTTTGCCACCTTGACGGTCAAGGGGCATCCCGTGGACGGCTCCCTTTATGCAAACCGGACCTTGTACCTCAGCGAGTTCAACGACACCTTCCACAACAACACGCAAGTCTTCTTAAAGTTTACATTGGACCTCAAGACCATCCTGGTCTCCACGGCCATGGGCTGCATCACCTTCCTTGGGGTCGTGCTCTTCTGCTTCCTGCTCCTCTTTGTGTGGAGCCGGGGGCGGGGACAGCACAAAAACAACTTCACCGTGGAATACTCCTTCCGCAAAGTGGATGGCCCCACCACCACCGCCGGGCAGGGCAGTGCCAGGAAGTTCAACATGAAGATGATCTGA